The Diabrotica undecimpunctata isolate CICGRU chromosome 3, icDiaUnde3, whole genome shotgun sequence genome includes the window GTATATCTCTTAGCCTATCTTTATCTTACTCCTGTTGTTTTTGTAGAGGTCTTGATTAaagttacattgatatttattttttctaaaactgcccATAGTTTTGGTTATGGTACACTGTCGTATACTTTCCGAAGATCTATGTATAGGAGGTGTATTGGTTGGTTTCgtaccgttttttttttcattagttggGTAATTGTAAAGAGATGGTGAATAGTCGATCTATCTGCTCTGAATCCAGCCTGTTCTTCGGCCTCCATATCACTGTATTCTTCCTCTATTCTGTTTTTTATTACTTGTCCGTAAACTCTTGATATAGTGCCTAGTACTGATATTCTTCGGTAAAcgtcataatatttttttagcTCCCTTTTATGTATGGTTGATATAACTGTTCTAAGTTCTCCATTTATATATTTTGATACATGCTGGTTAGCTGCCTGTATAGTTTGTGGGTTACGTACTAGTAGTTCTGGTGGGATATTACCTGGACTCTGAAAGATAGCTTGCTTAACTTCATCTACAGGTGTAGTCAATTTCCGATCTTTGTTTTTGTGTGAGTCTGTTCTGTGATCGTGTGAAAATTCAGCTACTGATCCACAAaaattaaaactcaaaaaattaattaatgttgGTAAACGACACGTACAAGAGTATCACAGGTAAGCTGTTAATTATTGAAAGAGAGCTGGTAAGGTATAACATTAATATCTCTGGACTAGCTGAAACGCATTGGATAGGATCaccaaataatttaattttaaataagctAAATGTCAGCAAAAGTGTTTCCAGCAAAGTCCATCTgttacacttaaaatactttggacatgttatgagagtagacacagaaaacatagaaagacatattataaaAGGAAAGGTAGAATGCCGACGACCATGAGGAAGATCCTCAACAAGTtggatcgaccaaattacaggaatatgcaaaagaccatttgcatgagttaaaagaaatgactagAGACAGAGACTAGAGATCTTTGTagacggacaatacacgacatcaagatgaccactacactccttCTGGGGGACAGGACTGAAGATAGAGAAAAAGAGGAAGTGAGAGAGTTCTGTATTcatcaaaaaacttttaaatattgttcccatatttctttttgtttttagggtATAATTCTATGACGTTGTTTTTATTTGTCACAACGGATAAATGTTTAGGTTTCCATAGTCAGTCACTTCTTTGACTTTTACGTATATCTGTCTtctataaatgttttatttgtaacTCTTCTACCTCTTTACAATACTTTCTTCTCTGAGTTTAAATTAGTAAATTATACCTATCTACAATATTATTACCAAATATATTGATACATCTGATGGGATCATTCTAGATGTCAAAATAGACTTATGcttattaattgttttctttgatctttgaaaatattaatataattaaaaacgaTAGTTTGTAAATTAtacattacagaaaaaaaaaatgaaaagatggTTTAAAACAAACCAACCCTTAACATACTATATTAAGGTCCTATGCTATATATTAAGGTCCCAAATGTCAAGTAAATTTTGCACTTCACTTAAAACTCCAATTCTCTACTTCTACGTAAATATTACAGGAGAGTTTTTTAATTTGCCTAATTTTATAACTCAGCTTAAATCACCTGTATCCACTTCTTTTTTAGAGCACGTTCAAAAAAGGCCATCAAATTTAATTCTTCCCCCTTCAACATTAAAAATCCAACGTTTTCGTTCTAACGACCCTTAAATTTCCATTATCCAGTTCAAACACTCTGTGACGTTGTTATGTTCATGTAAGGGACTATCTAATAGTTTGGTGCATTGGGGCTATAAAGGGTGATCATTATCTAAAAAAGAGGAATATCAAAATTCGTAAAAAGCATGCAAAATGTTGTAGAATAAAAATTACACCAATTCGCTAGTTGGAACTTTTAACTGTTATGTAACAAAAAAGCTGACTTGATTTTTGTGAAAATATAAACACTAagttcaaattattttttattttaatatagattCAAACTGTAAAAAACAATAAGGTATATTTAGGTACAGTTACTGTAAGGTTGATTCtgatttaaaaaaagttaatcaAACATTTCTTACTTGGTTATATAATATAGATTCTATATAGATCATTATTTTTAATAGTATGAATCTTTATTTGTGACCAAATGgtatatttaaaagttttttgctAATTTTGTGATTATAAGTCTCTGAAAATGTCACTATTACAttataattctaattattttgtattgtaattatattatacggaaacattatataaatgtaaattttGTATACCAGCGAAAACTATACCAGTTGGAGACAAACTTAAATCTGCTCTTTGTAATAGTATGTAACCTTTGGACTTCGAAATGTCCCACGTGCAACTACTAGGTGGTGTGATAAATAACCTCCtttgaaataataaatatgtttttccataaaattattttattttatggaaCTTTGAACAGCCAACTCCTTTATGCCGTCTCGAGCTATGGCTATGAGCCATCTCTTCAGatttaagaatatataataaTCGGAGGACGCCAAATAAGGAGAATAAGCTGGATGAGAAAGCAATTCGCAGCCCATCTTATGAATTTTTGACACTGTCATGGCATTCTTTTGCATTGTCGTGCAGAAACACTTAGTTCTTTTGCATATGGgtccatttttcactaatttccTATTgatagttttacctttttcaagatagtcaaataaaACTATGTCTTTGCATACCCTAAATAGTGACCATAACCTTTCCAATCAATTGAGTCACTCTTAGCTGCTTCGGAGCATTTTTTCCAGCTTCAGTCTACATCTGTGCATTCATTATGTTTTTTGGTGTGTCGATTCAGATTTCATCAGAGGTTCCCCATCGACGCAAAAGTCCGACTTATTTCTCTTCATAAGATCCAAACACTGCTAAAAAGTGGTCACACGATCATGTTTTTGGTCAATGGTTAGCAAATGCGGCACTCAACGAGAGGCTCATTTATTAAGCAGAATAAAAATATAACTAGTGCTCTCTTTATCAATTCTTGTTGCCTTTGCCAATTCACGCACCTTTAATTTACGATCAGCTAAAACAATTTCATGAAATTTCTTTGCTCATTCGGTGTAACTGTACCCTACTGTAGTTCATCAAATGAAGATAAATGgccattaaaaaattttgatCACACGAAACCACAATTTTGACAATGCAGTCCGAAACACCATTAGTCCCATAATGTTTATCCAggttttcttttgttttgtttttcattttaattcccAAATAATAATGTTTAGTGAGAGATCATGAATCGTTTTTATCTATAAGcgtcatttttcaaaaaatgggAAATGTATGCTGCTGTCTCCGCCCGGCTAGCGGGGATAAGAGTACTACCGGAACCAGATATCCCAGCAGCTTCTAAGAGGCGACCAATGAGAAGGAATGAGAGGTGTAGAGCCGCcgtttgaggtgtcgggtttgtagaaacgcagcGTTACGATCACCGGTCTACACTCATAGTATCCAAGAGCTACGACCCTTATACGTTCTTTCACCATCCAGGGCGTAGGACTGCACGTACCCACTattggagatttaagagtggtagagaaGTGCTCCTCGGCAGCTACCTGTCTACGTTGCTAAGTCGAGTTTCTCTTAGAGAAAGGGGTAGTAATAACGGACGAGAGCTCGTAAGGCAACACAGATACTACGGGGAGATGCTTCGTGCAACGCGCCGCCCTCAAACGGTGTCAGATTTGTAGGAGTTTGTAGCTAGCTAAAGGTCATATGGCGAATGGCTAGGTGGACCTGGATCCCGCTGATCTTGTACATCAAAGGTATACACGAATTATTTCATGTATGCTGCTGTGAAAAATATACTAATGGCTGCATTACACTAAAATTTGACATGTGTACCTAAAAAAGCTTAAACTTTCTAGAACTATTATTTTTGATCGAAATGAGATCGCAGCACCCTATTCTGCGAATGAAGATATTTATATCCATCTCATTTGATAATAGGATATGTAAGAAACAACGcacaaaattctttaaaatttatgaaaattgcTGTTTCCTCTTGAGTTTTTCTATACGTAAACAGATTCTACTGCATTCTACTAAGGAGTTTGTAAGAGAATttgattaattaattataatgtgtgcaatattttaactttttctattttatttcccCGTTGTTTCAAAACTATTAATAATAGGCTTTAATGAGGCTTCAAAGAAAAGGCGCTGTTTTTCACGCCCACTAATTTTATTATACATTTAAAATAAGTCAATCGATTTTGGCTTGCTGGATAAAAGAAAAGATTTCCGGATACCGCTTCTTTTTACCGCGAGAACAGCGAACACTTTTAAATCATCTTGAGTTAAGAGTTCCAAATGACCTTGAATATTTGATTTGTACATTTATGGGACCGGAATTGCATGTGCTTGATTTTCCTTAGTTTACTTAGTCAACCGTCTAGGGCAAGTAATATTTAAGAAGTTATTTCACTTAAAAAGTTTGTGAGTGTTCGGATAAATTTCGAATAAGCTGTATACATATGCATCTGTAAGTAAAAAACGTTTTAATTACCTTTCCTCTATTGAACTTGCCTAGTGTTTTTCCAATGGAAGGAAACTTTTCTTCCGTCTGAGACTTCTCCCTAGTATTTTTCCAATCTGGAGAAAGTACCACTTTATTAAAACAGtttataaacaatgtaaaatGAAATTTAGGAAGtgcataaagtttaaaataagtctctattaagacttttcttttagacaaaacgttaaaataaacgtattttaaactaaaattctggttagttcccaataaaaatagtaaataatattaaaatcacaAGAAAATAGATTCCGAAAAATACTTTTCCATAAAAGGTATGTAAGGATATTAGAAGGGATTAAATCACAATTGATTGCAATGAAAATTACATCcgtaaataattttcaaaaatttatataaattaagaaattatatacaattttattttcacgGCAAATAATTATGGTCCAttcccatataaatacaatatttagcTTAAACATTTAACAAGAAAACACTTTCAGACCCTCTTTAATACGGGTAAGTCCAATTCAGGTTTGATATGTACTTAGCACGCAATGTTAACAATAATACACGGTGTGCCAATGAAAATTTGTACCCCCTaaaatatttcttgcaattttaaACTTGTGCTGAAGACAGCACCACCCttcaaattttaaaatgaaatgaacaagCAAATAACATAATCTGCAAGGGGATTTCAATTTCTTACACAGCCGTGTTCAGTTTTTTAAATCAATCGTTAAGTTATCGAGAAATTGCGTTTTAAAGTTTCAAATTTTATGTATTTCTCGAAATCACCTCCATTAACTTCCATGCACTAATAAAACCTTGATTCAAATTCAGATTACATTTCTCAAGAACTTTATTCTCCAGCATTCGGCAATAATTCTTTGTCGCAGTTTTTGTGTATTTTCGGTTGAGTGTCGTAAATGGTTGACTTCAGACAATGCTAGAAGAAAAAATCTAAGAAATTGAAGCCTGTAGTTCTAGCTGCAGTAGAAGCACCTTTTCTACCAATCTGTCGTGCAGAAAAACCTGAGGCAGTGAACTATCTAATTATCTGATGCTCTAATCGAAAATCGTCGTTTTCTAACACTTTGCTAATGCAGGTTAATATCATTAAAAGAGGGCGAAAATATGGTCTCATAAAATTCTGGCCCAAACAATGAGTTTTTAAAAGTGTTGAGTATAAGTTTCCCTAAAACAATCGATTAGTATCACTTTAATAATGACAGATATGAGTCCTTACTTCTCCATTTAACATAAAAATGCACACGTTCTAAAAATAGAGATTGTAAAGCTTTGGAGAACCCTGGCACTTTTCTTAcaagtggtttcagttaaattggctgaaactttaCAGATAGCTGGCTTTGGCCATGCTGATCAAAAGTTCTTACCGCTCCAAGACCCAGAAAtcaattttattggtttttagtcAATTTGAATAATACATATTCGTATAATATATATGTAGGGTGTTAGTACAAATAAGTACAACAAACGTGAGAAAGTGACTCTGTATAAAAAAATAGTGACAGTTTGCTATATAAACGTATGTGCAAATGCTTCGTTTTCCGAGATATGCAAACTGGTTGAGATATGCAAATGAACTTTGATGAGATTTATGAGGTAGTTATTGCGCATTTTTTTCACacaattaagaattttatattcacCCTTTGCGGGCATACGGTAAtggtttcaatttttttaaagaaaaaaatgatacGCCATTGAGATATTTCAAAtagaaataattttcaaattcttcgtttaatttgtgacaaaaaaatctATTTTCTTTTATGCAATAAAGAATAAAACATCTTAACgcgtgttttttattttctttaatacatTCTCAAGAACTATctaattcaataacattaaaccaGAAAAGTAACTGAAAGTACCTCTAAGTAATCACATTTTAAATGGGCGCAAAGCTTAATTAAAATGATCTCCCTGAAACGTAACACAAGATTCAAATCTTAGCCTCATTGGTTGTCATATTTATACAACTAGAATTTCTTATTAAATTATGCAAAAGTGGTTTCTGTTAAATTCACTGAAACTTTACAGAGAGGTAGCTTTggtcatgctgatcaaaagtGATTAGTGCTCCAAGAACaagaaattaattattatttctgAGTTAGGGAGTTTCTAAGTGTCGGTGTATATTCTATTTATCAAAATTATGAATTTGGTAACGTACCATGCCTCACATTTAACATAAGGCATCCGA containing:
- the LOC140435802 gene encoding uncharacterized protein, whose product is MAWQLLKEIKGNSKNQAEFSHDHRTDSHKNKDRKLTTPVDEVKQAIFQSPGNIPPELLVRNPQTIQAANQHVSKYINGELRTVISTIHKRELKKYYDVYRRISVLGTISRVYGQVIKNRIEEEYSDMEAEEQAGFRADRSTIHHLFTITQLMKKKTVRNQPIHLLYIDLRKVYDSVP